Proteins found in one Collinsella aerofaciens genomic segment:
- a CDS encoding metallophosphoesterase family protein — protein sequence MAIYVTSDAHGHVRALDEALSKISLTSDDTLYVLGDMIDRGPDPVGVIKLVRSLPNARVLKGNHEQIMLDAIIGQDPLDAETWDINGGWTTREQLNDMEFEAYEELVRWMAALPLYAVVETAERPYLLVHAGIQTEAARAFLLEHGVDCGDGVGAVGADRELLQQMLAVQSSDDLLWIRHGYWDVPTGLLSAEGKGPVVVSGHTPTVSLGRYCEVGGLAGLDEESGRGQIVRLGGEDTAGVPDRIDIDCAAATGSEFGRVGILRLDDGAEFYANINPGE from the coding sequence ATGGCGATCTATGTGACATCTGATGCTCACGGGCACGTGCGTGCGCTTGACGAGGCCCTGTCTAAGATCTCGTTGACGTCCGACGACACACTGTACGTGCTGGGCGACATGATCGATCGCGGGCCCGATCCGGTCGGCGTTATTAAGCTCGTGCGCTCGCTGCCCAACGCCCGCGTGCTCAAGGGTAATCACGAGCAGATCATGCTCGATGCCATCATTGGCCAGGATCCGCTCGATGCCGAGACCTGGGATATCAACGGTGGCTGGACGACGCGCGAGCAACTCAACGACATGGAATTTGAGGCATACGAGGAGCTCGTGCGATGGATGGCCGCGCTGCCGCTCTACGCGGTGGTCGAGACTGCCGAGCGGCCGTACCTGCTGGTGCACGCCGGCATTCAGACCGAGGCGGCGCGTGCGTTTTTGCTTGAGCATGGTGTCGATTGCGGCGACGGCGTCGGAGCGGTGGGTGCCGATCGCGAGCTGCTGCAGCAGATGCTCGCGGTGCAGTCGTCCGATGACCTGCTATGGATTCGTCACGGCTATTGGGATGTGCCGACCGGGCTGCTTTCTGCCGAGGGCAAGGGCCCGGTCGTGGTGAGCGGCCACACGCCCACGGTATCGCTTGGGCGCTATTGCGAGGTCGGTGGTCTGGCGGGGCTCGATGAGGAATCGGGACGCGGGCAGATCGTGCGCTTGGGCGGCGAGGACACTGCCGGTGTGCCCGATCGTATCGATATCGACTGCGCCGCCGCCACCGGCTCCGAGTTCGGTCGCGTGGGCATCCTGCGGCTCGATGATGGGGCGGAGTTCTACGCGAACATCAACCCGGGCGAATAA
- a CDS encoding potassium/proton antiporter produces MNQILLFIGLVIILCLTIKPVGKKLPFPTLLIFIALGMLLGVNGPAHIDFSDYALTETVCSTALLFIMFYGGFNTNIDRAKPVAVPAVLLSTLGVVITAGITGVFARFALGFNWIDGLLLGSVVASTDAASVFSVLREHNLSLRGGTDSLLEVESGSNDPVAYMLTAVLATLAAGGDINIPALLAKQIILGAGLGLAIGWAAGRLIERAHATAEGAQTIFLFAVAIVAYALPSYLGGNGFLAVYLAGIVLGASDITGKVEMAHFFDTLTEMAEMTIFFLLGLLVTPARLPQMLLPGLALMAFMLFASRPIAVGMLLAPFRTNPRQVALVSWAGLRGAASVVFSLFAVVAGVPGGHDLFDLVFVIAVSSIVVQGSLLPAVAKKLNMIDAEGDVRRTFNDYRDEDGMSFVKFKVGAGHPFSGRSLADIGSATDMLVVLVLRDGAHPVLPNGDTVIQEGDLLVMAAPTFEERAEVTLREVTVTPHGRLAGQRLRDVPQGKHPFIVVMLKREGQTIIPDGNTLIYAGDEAVIATLAS; encoded by the coding sequence ATGAACCAGATCCTTCTCTTTATCGGCCTCGTCATCATTTTGTGCCTGACCATCAAACCCGTCGGCAAAAAACTCCCCTTCCCCACCCTGCTCATCTTTATCGCGCTCGGCATGCTGTTGGGCGTCAACGGCCCGGCGCATATCGACTTTAGCGACTATGCGCTCACCGAAACCGTCTGCAGCACGGCGCTGCTGTTCATCATGTTCTACGGCGGCTTTAACACCAATATCGACCGTGCCAAACCCGTCGCTGTGCCGGCGGTGCTGCTGAGCACGCTCGGCGTCGTCATCACTGCCGGCATCACCGGCGTGTTCGCCCGCTTCGCGCTGGGGTTCAACTGGATTGACGGCCTGCTGTTGGGATCGGTCGTGGCATCCACCGACGCGGCCAGCGTCTTTAGCGTGCTGCGCGAGCACAACCTGTCGCTGAGGGGCGGCACCGACTCGCTACTCGAGGTCGAATCGGGCTCCAACGACCCCGTCGCCTACATGCTCACCGCCGTGCTCGCCACACTCGCGGCCGGCGGCGACATCAACATTCCCGCACTGCTGGCCAAGCAGATTATCCTGGGCGCGGGCCTGGGCCTTGCCATCGGCTGGGCGGCGGGCCGCCTGATTGAACGCGCGCACGCAACGGCCGAGGGCGCGCAGACCATCTTTTTGTTCGCCGTGGCGATCGTCGCCTACGCACTACCAAGCTATCTGGGCGGCAACGGCTTTTTGGCTGTATACCTGGCCGGCATTGTGCTGGGTGCGAGCGACATCACTGGCAAGGTCGAGATGGCGCACTTTTTTGACACCCTCACCGAGATGGCCGAGATGACCATCTTCTTTTTGCTGGGCCTGCTCGTTACACCCGCACGCCTGCCGCAAATGCTGCTACCGGGCCTGGCACTCATGGCGTTTATGCTCTTTGCGAGCCGCCCCATCGCCGTAGGCATGCTGCTGGCGCCGTTTAGGACGAACCCTCGCCAGGTTGCGCTCGTAAGCTGGGCGGGTCTGCGCGGAGCAGCTTCGGTCGTCTTTAGTCTCTTTGCCGTGGTGGCCGGCGTTCCCGGCGGACACGACCTATTTGACCTGGTGTTTGTGATTGCCGTGTCGAGCATTGTGGTGCAGGGCTCGCTGCTACCGGCGGTGGCGAAAAAGCTCAATATGATCGACGCGGAAGGCGACGTGCGCCGTACGTTTAACGATTACCGCGACGAGGACGGCATGTCGTTTGTCAAGTTCAAGGTGGGCGCGGGCCATCCGTTTTCCGGACGCTCGCTCGCCGATATTGGCAGCGCAACGGACATGCTGGTGGTCTTGGTGCTGCGTGACGGCGCCCATCCGGTGCTGCCCAACGGCGATACCGTGATCCAGGAAGGCGATCTGCTGGTGATGGCCGCCCCAACGTTCGAAGAGCGTGCCGAGGTTACGCTGCGCGAGGTCACCGTGACACCCCACGGTCGCCTGGCCGGCCAGCGCCTGCGCGATGTGCCGCAAGGCAAGCATCCGTTTATTGTGGTGATGCTCAAGCGCGAAGGCCAAACGATCATCCCCGATGGCAACACCCTAATATACGCCGGCGACGAAGCCGTCATTGCCACACTGGCGTCGTAG
- the brxL gene encoding protease Lon-related BREX system protein BrxL: MFDSNDDNLWEVPSIDVNAPVQVAVSAEEAVLAPEAETAAEAVAAAPAPEPTVAAVPDEVAAPAEDESSTDGYDQAVDEAPEDDGYDMDGLDGKLLEHFAGKIVRKDLTALMKRGANVPTFVLEYLLGMYCSTDDEDAVAEGLERIRRILTDNYVRPDESERIKSKIRELGRFTIIDKVTAKLDEYKDIYVASFANLTIEPFVMPAEYVRDYSKILQGGIWCIMSIEYRHPVDEEDEFGMEVFGDDAPRRSKAKRKKRGPEDSPFSVASLTPIQMPNLDLDAMIDERQYFTRDEWLNMLLRSAGYEPSELSEKERLHFIERMVPLIERNYNLCELGPRGTGKSHIYKEVSPYAILLSGGQTTTANLFGRMNSMRADRVGLVGHWDCVTFDEVAGMRFKDANAVQIMKDYMASGSYARGRDQINADASMVFEGNINDTVQNVLKTTHLFDPFPPEFNNDSAFFDRIHYYLPGWEIPKMRSSLLTGHYGLITDCLSEFCKEMRRKDFTHHIDRYFRFNSDFNKRDEIAVRKTFSGLAKLLFPDEAMDKDDVRWLLDYAIEGRRRVKEQLKIMAGVEFIDVNLGYMDADNPQDVHVVRVPEQSEDTLIPDGPLLSGHVFGVGRSQGGEVAVYKLENKAVAGECKFKHEGVAFNKPVRDTLEAAFDNFVNLANRVAPGMHIGSKDYLLFYNDLQSKGLSEEVSLAEFVGLCSAACNRPVMPALAIPGILRMSGSMDEIRGLEDIMRVAKNAGAKRVILPLSAIAGLQSVSSEIISGLSPVFYMDGDPVDAAKKALDL; encoded by the coding sequence ATGTTTGATAGCAATGACGACAATCTGTGGGAAGTTCCCTCGATTGATGTGAATGCGCCGGTGCAGGTTGCGGTGTCTGCAGAGGAGGCCGTGCTCGCCCCGGAGGCTGAGACTGCCGCAGAGGCCGTGGCTGCCGCGCCTGCCCCGGAGCCGACGGTGGCCGCGGTACCCGATGAGGTTGCGGCGCCCGCCGAGGACGAATCCTCGACCGATGGCTATGACCAGGCCGTGGACGAGGCCCCCGAGGACGACGGCTACGACATGGATGGGCTGGACGGCAAGCTGCTCGAGCACTTTGCTGGCAAGATCGTGCGCAAAGACCTGACGGCCCTTATGAAGCGCGGCGCCAACGTGCCCACCTTTGTACTGGAGTATCTGCTGGGCATGTACTGCTCGACCGACGACGAGGATGCCGTGGCAGAGGGTTTGGAGCGCATCCGCAGGATCCTCACCGATAACTACGTGCGCCCCGATGAGTCCGAGCGCATTAAGTCCAAGATTCGCGAGCTGGGTCGTTTTACCATCATCGACAAGGTGACGGCCAAGCTCGACGAGTACAAAGATATCTACGTGGCGTCGTTTGCCAATCTGACTATTGAGCCGTTTGTAATGCCGGCCGAGTACGTGCGCGACTATTCCAAGATTCTGCAGGGTGGCATTTGGTGCATTATGAGCATCGAGTACCGTCATCCCGTGGATGAGGAAGACGAGTTTGGCATGGAGGTCTTTGGCGACGATGCGCCGCGCCGCTCCAAGGCCAAGCGCAAAAAGCGCGGACCCGAGGACTCTCCGTTTAGCGTGGCGTCGCTCACGCCCATCCAGATGCCCAATCTGGACCTGGATGCCATGATCGACGAGCGCCAGTACTTTACGCGCGACGAGTGGCTCAATATGCTGCTGCGCTCGGCTGGCTACGAACCCAGCGAGCTTTCCGAGAAAGAGCGCCTCCACTTTATCGAGCGTATGGTGCCGCTCATCGAGCGCAACTATAACCTGTGCGAGCTGGGTCCCCGCGGCACCGGCAAGAGCCATATCTACAAAGAGGTCTCGCCCTACGCCATCTTGCTTTCGGGCGGTCAGACCACCACGGCCAACCTGTTCGGCCGTATGAACTCCATGCGCGCCGATCGCGTGGGCTTGGTGGGCCATTGGGACTGCGTGACGTTCGATGAGGTCGCCGGCATGCGCTTTAAGGACGCCAATGCCGTGCAGATCATGAAGGACTATATGGCGAGTGGCAGCTACGCGCGCGGCCGCGACCAGATCAACGCCGATGCCTCCATGGTCTTTGAGGGCAACATCAACGACACCGTGCAAAACGTCCTTAAGACCACGCACCTGTTTGATCCGTTCCCGCCAGAGTTTAACAACGATTCGGCCTTCTTCGACCGTATCCACTATTACCTGCCGGGCTGGGAGATTCCCAAGATGCGCTCGAGCCTGCTGACCGGGCATTATGGCCTGATCACCGACTGCCTGTCGGAGTTTTGCAAGGAGATGCGCCGCAAGGACTTTACGCACCATATCGACCGTTACTTCCGCTTTAACAGCGACTTTAACAAGCGTGACGAGATCGCCGTGCGCAAGACCTTTAGTGGCCTTGCAAAGCTGCTGTTCCCCGACGAGGCCATGGACAAGGACGACGTGCGCTGGCTGTTGGATTACGCCATCGAGGGCCGTCGCCGCGTAAAGGAGCAGCTCAAGATTATGGCGGGCGTTGAGTTTATCGACGTCAACCTGGGCTATATGGATGCCGACAACCCGCAGGACGTGCACGTGGTGCGCGTGCCCGAGCAGAGCGAGGACACGCTGATTCCCGACGGGCCACTGCTGTCCGGCCACGTGTTTGGCGTGGGCAGATCGCAGGGCGGCGAGGTTGCCGTGTACAAGCTGGAGAACAAGGCCGTTGCCGGCGAGTGCAAGTTTAAGCACGAGGGCGTGGCCTTTAACAAGCCGGTGCGCGATACGCTGGAGGCCGCGTTCGACAACTTTGTGAACCTGGCGAACCGCGTGGCGCCGGGCATGCACATTGGCTCCAAGGATTACCTGCTGTTCTACAACGACCTGCAGAGCAAGGGCCTGTCCGAGGAAGTCTCGCTCGCCGAGTTTGTGGGACTTTGCTCCGCGGCGTGCAACCGCCCGGTGATGCCCGCACTGGCGATTCCGGGAATCTTGCGCATGTCGGGCTCCATGGACGAGATTCGTGGGCTCGAGGACATCATGCGCGTGGCCAAAAACGCCGGCGCCAAGCGTGTGATTTTGCCGCTGAGTGCTATTGCGGGTTTGCAGAGTGTTTCGTCCGAGATTATTTCGGGCTTGAGTCCGGTGTTCTACATGGATGGCGACCCGGTAGACGCCGCGAAGAAGGCGCTGGATCTGTAG
- the pglZ gene encoding BREX-1 system phosphatase PglZ type A, translated as MPKIDVEEQLKLRFLQPLSSCAPRRVVVWHDADGEFAPEFERLAAEGFDGVGADAGVMPAHGDLERPVRFVEACEGRMFAVKKLINRDDLASDILLYRRCPRGRLEGDWLADVELYADQFQADYLSLLADQLGIENIDAVRESLREHKTFFDAKTRCAKFAACVPHASGASDIELGILTVIFGGKELGDARPAFVLRGCMTMLLHEGPEALAELMDKYCVRDVLSAFMLRCYGFEGPLYERDSLLMLSSHVLLTAASTALPEGALKGLESYVAPAYGPYCLEAVRAWDQAADTQASSEDLFEICRLVEDARGLFVRFEALPIDALASLDVFPCVNEAVLSQLFCSFAQGADRVEDARAFVARRCDLSWYRRVESYFGLLAAVADMCAFRQAHAGGFHLAQPQQVWDAYTSDWYSMDAAYRHMCTAYLRARSVECDTLEEPARAVADWAENLYSNWFLADANACWTSAAQGELADCGYIEGPERQDEFYWHVLPTFVGSAKTTVVIVSDALRYEVACDVAALLERERGGNVKVSSMQAVFPSITEVGMPALLPHQALGLAADGSFVLADGKPTATTPQREAVLTHVEPTARALRSSAYLNMAGTERKALLKDSRLVYLYHNKIDATGEKAATQDDVFGACADTVEELAALARRVCTDAPGARVVITADHGFIYTRRELSECQMLGKPDLPVLDAPVMYGKRHLVVPNEAVGELSDEVREVFVNVNMGRLGAGFEGFAPRENVHFKRPGGTNNYVHGGMSLQELCVPVIGFWRARSGSKDFVDTRSATLRVLSEGRRVTNSLFSVNLIQEEPAQGKVLPCEYELVFTDASGNEVSDTVKAHANKTSVNSQERVVHAKFALHAVDGFSAKGPYYLVCREHETGKIVWRETYTIAVSFAPVADFGF; from the coding sequence ATGCCCAAGATCGATGTAGAAGAACAGCTCAAGCTGCGATTTTTGCAGCCGTTGTCCTCATGCGCGCCGCGCCGTGTGGTGGTTTGGCACGATGCAGACGGCGAGTTTGCTCCTGAGTTTGAGCGATTGGCTGCCGAGGGTTTCGACGGCGTGGGGGCCGATGCCGGCGTAATGCCTGCTCACGGTGACCTTGAGCGCCCGGTGCGCTTTGTTGAGGCCTGCGAGGGCCGTATGTTTGCCGTCAAGAAGCTCATCAACCGCGATGACCTTGCGAGCGATATCTTGCTGTATCGCCGTTGCCCGCGCGGCAGGCTTGAGGGTGATTGGCTTGCCGATGTTGAGCTGTATGCCGATCAGTTCCAGGCTGACTATCTTTCGCTTTTGGCCGATCAGCTGGGCATCGAGAATATCGACGCCGTGCGCGAGAGCCTGCGCGAGCACAAGACGTTTTTTGATGCCAAGACCCGCTGCGCTAAGTTTGCCGCGTGTGTTCCGCATGCCTCGGGCGCATCCGATATCGAACTCGGCATCCTTACGGTGATTTTTGGCGGTAAAGAGCTTGGTGACGCGCGCCCCGCGTTTGTGCTGCGTGGCTGTATGACCATGCTGCTGCACGAGGGTCCCGAGGCGCTGGCCGAGTTGATGGACAAGTACTGCGTGCGCGATGTGCTCTCTGCCTTTATGCTTCGCTGCTATGGGTTTGAGGGACCGCTGTATGAGCGCGACTCATTGCTTATGCTTTCATCCCATGTGCTCCTTACAGCGGCGTCTACCGCGCTTCCCGAGGGAGCGCTCAAGGGACTCGAAAGCTATGTGGCTCCCGCCTACGGCCCCTATTGCCTTGAGGCGGTGCGCGCGTGGGACCAGGCCGCCGATACCCAGGCGTCGAGCGAGGACCTATTTGAGATCTGTCGTTTGGTGGAGGATGCCCGCGGGCTCTTTGTGCGGTTTGAGGCTCTGCCGATCGATGCGCTGGCCTCGCTTGATGTGTTCCCGTGCGTCAATGAGGCTGTGCTCTCGCAGCTGTTCTGCTCGTTTGCCCAGGGTGCAGACCGTGTTGAGGACGCACGCGCCTTTGTGGCGCGTCGCTGCGACCTAAGCTGGTATCGCCGTGTCGAGAGCTACTTTGGTTTGCTTGCCGCTGTGGCCGATATGTGCGCATTTAGGCAGGCACATGCGGGCGGGTTCCATCTGGCGCAACCCCAGCAGGTGTGGGATGCCTATACGTCCGATTGGTATTCCATGGATGCTGCCTATCGCCATATGTGCACCGCGTATCTGCGGGCGCGCTCCGTCGAGTGCGATACGCTCGAGGAGCCTGCCCGCGCTGTGGCGGACTGGGCGGAGAATCTCTACAGTAACTGGTTCTTGGCCGATGCCAATGCCTGCTGGACATCCGCTGCGCAAGGGGAGTTGGCCGATTGCGGCTACATCGAGGGTCCCGAACGGCAGGATGAGTTCTACTGGCATGTGCTGCCCACCTTTGTGGGCTCTGCTAAAACGACGGTCGTTATCGTGAGCGACGCGCTGCGCTATGAGGTGGCCTGCGACGTCGCGGCGCTGCTCGAGCGCGAGCGCGGCGGCAACGTCAAGGTTTCTAGCATGCAGGCGGTCTTTCCCTCCATTACAGAGGTGGGCATGCCCGCGCTGCTGCCGCATCAGGCGCTTGGGCTTGCAGCGGATGGTTCGTTTGTGCTGGCTGACGGCAAGCCCACCGCAACGACTCCGCAACGCGAGGCCGTGCTTACCCATGTTGAGCCTACGGCCCGCGCTTTACGCTCGAGCGCATACCTCAACATGGCGGGAACCGAGCGTAAGGCGCTGCTCAAGGACTCAAGACTTGTCTACCTCTACCACAACAAGATCGATGCTACGGGCGAGAAGGCCGCTACGCAGGATGACGTCTTCGGTGCCTGTGCGGACACCGTGGAGGAACTTGCTGCGTTGGCGCGTCGCGTGTGCACCGACGCCCCGGGCGCGCGTGTTGTTATAACGGCGGACCACGGCTTTATCTACACGCGTCGGGAGCTCAGCGAGTGCCAGATGCTCGGCAAACCGGACCTTCCCGTCCTTGACGCTCCCGTCATGTACGGCAAGCGTCATCTGGTGGTGCCCAACGAGGCCGTGGGCGAGCTTTCGGACGAGGTACGTGAGGTGTTTGTTAATGTTAACATGGGACGTTTGGGCGCCGGTTTTGAGGGGTTTGCCCCGCGCGAGAACGTGCACTTCAAGCGTCCCGGCGGCACTAACAACTACGTCCACGGCGGCATGAGCCTGCAGGAGCTCTGCGTGCCCGTTATCGGTTTTTGGCGTGCGCGCTCGGGTTCCAAGGACTTTGTCGACACGCGCTCGGCGACGCTGCGCGTACTAAGTGAGGGACGCCGAGTGACCAACTCGCTCTTCTCGGTCAACTTGATCCAGGAAGAACCTGCCCAAGGTAAGGTCTTGCCGTGCGAGTACGAGCTGGTGTTTACCGATGCGAGTGGCAACGAGGTGAGCGATACGGTCAAGGCGCATGCCAACAAGACTTCTGTTAACTCGCAGGAGCGCGTGGTGCATGCCAAGTTTGCGTTGCATGCAGTGGATGGATTCTCGGCCAAGGGTCCGTACTATCTGGTCTGCCGCGAGCACGAGACGGGCAAGATCGTTTGGCGCGAGACGTATACCATTGCTGTTTCGTTTGCCCCTGTTGCTGACTTTGGTTTTTAG